The following are from one region of the Paraglaciecola sp. L1A13 genome:
- a CDS encoding SMP-30/gluconolactonase/LRE family protein gives MSNLNMLDKITLVDTLSIANRLGEGIIWDVRQQCVFWTDIVGKHFYRWDFSGTLVAFACPERLCAFGLTDEQDWFIAAFESGFAFFNPASQQIQWLSKVEADLPYTRMNDGKVDRQGRFWAGSMIEDETIDASTLPLNKQASLYRLQANGEAQTIFDGISISNGLCFSPDSKTMYFADSAKQRVWRSDYNVIDAEPGPREPLFNTYNNAFPDGSCIDNEGYLWNAQWGSACVKRYSPSGKLNFTLPIQCQQPSCVSFGGPNLNHLFVTSAADGLQSNDGELHKNDGAVFIYHTPFQGLAEPLCTSPKR, from the coding sequence ATGAGTAACCTTAATATGCTCGACAAGATCACGTTAGTTGACACTCTGTCCATAGCCAATCGTCTTGGTGAAGGGATTATATGGGACGTTCGTCAGCAATGTGTTTTTTGGACTGACATAGTGGGAAAACATTTTTACCGTTGGGACTTTAGCGGCACATTAGTGGCATTTGCATGCCCTGAACGCTTATGTGCATTTGGCTTAACAGACGAGCAAGATTGGTTCATTGCTGCTTTCGAGTCGGGATTCGCTTTTTTTAATCCCGCAAGTCAACAGATTCAATGGCTAAGTAAAGTCGAAGCTGACTTGCCCTACACTCGTATGAACGATGGTAAGGTTGACCGCCAAGGACGTTTTTGGGCCGGTTCAATGATCGAAGATGAAACCATCGATGCGAGCACCTTGCCATTAAATAAACAAGCGAGCCTATATCGTTTACAAGCCAATGGCGAAGCTCAGACTATTTTTGACGGTATATCTATCTCCAACGGTTTATGTTTTAGTCCAGATAGTAAAACCATGTACTTTGCCGACTCAGCCAAGCAACGTGTTTGGCGCAGTGACTATAATGTAATAGACGCTGAACCAGGCCCCAGAGAACCATTGTTCAATACCTATAACAACGCGTTTCCAGATGGTTCTTGCATTGACAACGAAGGCTACCTTTGGAATGCTCAGTGGGGAAGCGCTTGTGTTAAACGATACTCCCCTTCTGGAAAGCTGAATTTCACTTTACCTATTCAATGCCAACAACCTTCATGCGTCAGCTTTGGAGGTCCGAATCTTAATCACTTATTTGTTACCTCTGCAGCTGATGGCTTGCAATCAAATGATGGTGAGTTACACAAAAACGATGGTGCAGTGTTTATTTATCACACACCGTTTCAAGGATTAGCTGAGCCCTTATGCACGTCACCAAAACGATAA
- the rsmH gene encoding 16S rRNA (cytosine(1402)-N(4))-methyltransferase RsmH: MTTKSSHLSVLLQESIDGLAIKPDGIYLDATFGRGGHTKQILSQLSAEGRVIAFDRDPAAIESAKVLADDSRFSIHHCNFSEMEDVLTSLNLHGKIDGILMDLGVSSPQLDEAERGFSFMREGPLDMRMNPTKGLSAAQWLAHAEEQDITQVIKEFGEEKFGKRIAHGIVNARQEAPITTTAQLAHIIDLAVPVKDKFKHPATRSFQAIRIYINSELDEIRTGLKAALNSLVSGGRLSVISFHSLEDRLVKRFIREQSRGLQVPHNMPIMQQEIDSHKAMKAIGKATKPSSDELSRNVRARSSVLRVAEKL, encoded by the coding sequence ATGACAACTAAATCATCACATTTATCCGTACTCTTACAAGAATCCATTGACGGTTTAGCCATAAAACCGGATGGCATTTATCTCGATGCTACCTTTGGACGCGGCGGTCACACTAAGCAAATATTGTCTCAGCTTTCAGCTGAAGGCCGGGTTATTGCATTTGACCGTGATCCCGCAGCCATTGAGTCAGCTAAAGTACTAGCCGACGACTCGCGCTTTAGCATTCATCATTGTAACTTTTCGGAGATGGAAGACGTACTAACATCACTTAATTTACATGGCAAAATTGATGGAATTTTGATGGATTTAGGCGTGTCATCTCCTCAGTTAGATGAAGCTGAACGCGGTTTCAGTTTTATGCGCGAAGGGCCATTGGATATGCGTATGAACCCTACTAAAGGGCTAAGTGCAGCGCAGTGGTTAGCGCATGCGGAAGAACAAGATATTACACAAGTAATAAAAGAGTTTGGTGAAGAAAAATTCGGTAAACGTATTGCTCACGGTATTGTGAATGCACGTCAAGAAGCACCGATAACGACCACTGCCCAGTTGGCACACATAATCGATTTAGCCGTGCCGGTAAAAGATAAATTTAAGCACCCTGCAACCCGCAGTTTTCAGGCTATTCGCATCTATATCAACAGTGAATTAGATGAAATTCGTACAGGATTGAAAGCGGCCCTCAACAGCTTAGTTTCAGGAGGACGTTTGTCAGTGATCAGTTTCCATTCATTGGAAGATCGTTTGGTGAAACGTTTTATACGTGAACAAAGCCGTGGCTTGCAGGTGCCGCATAATATGCCAATCATGCAACAGGAAATAGATTCACATAAAGCCATGAAGGCCATTGGCAAAGCGACTAAACCGTCAAGCGATGAGTTATCGCGTAACGTGCGCGCCCGTAGCTCAGTTCTCAGGGTTGCTGAAAAGTTATGA
- a CDS encoding UDP-N-acetylmuramoyl-L-alanyl-D-glutamate--2,6-diaminopimelate ligase, with protein sequence MLDNTQNEISKAQSIQPLLAQFGITTADITIESLVLDSRDVAIHSAFIALKGHVRDGRDFIPQAISLGAKVIIAECDLPQEHGQTSMREQSLIVHFYALSQNLSALAAAFYGHPAKQLQVIGVTGTNGKTSTVQLTSQLAALLNKSSASIGTLGSGVIDHQGRCSSFTETLNTTPDAITMHKLIAQFSHDGVKQVALEVSSHALEQQRVAALKMDVAVLTNLTRDHLDYHGTMQAYAQAKREILNQPELKFALLNANENESKHWLEHMPSQVIPVIYGIDDDSLILPTTEHMCLAQNIEYFNQGCRFNLVSSWGKCEIQLALLGRFNIFNVLAAITSQLCLGESLTDIAKVAHKLVPVAGRMECFSAENTPVVVVDYAHTPDALKQALLALRHHSEGRLIAIFGCGGDRDKGKRSLMGEVAETYADIAIITNDNSRSEDPLAIAKDILTGCIHPEQIHVVLERKDAISKALSLAAPKDIILLAGKGHENYQIIGNETVAYDEREYVQQLFERNIT encoded by the coding sequence ATGCTGGATAACACACAGAATGAAATAAGTAAGGCTCAGAGCATTCAACCGCTTTTAGCCCAATTCGGCATTACTACCGCAGATATTACGATTGAGTCTTTGGTTTTAGATAGTCGTGACGTGGCTATTCATAGTGCTTTTATTGCCTTAAAAGGCCATGTCCGTGATGGGCGTGATTTTATTCCTCAGGCGATTAGCCTTGGGGCAAAAGTGATTATTGCCGAATGTGACTTACCCCAAGAGCACGGTCAAACGAGTATGCGCGAGCAGTCCTTGATTGTGCATTTTTACGCACTTTCGCAGAATTTGTCAGCGCTAGCTGCTGCGTTTTATGGTCACCCTGCTAAGCAATTGCAAGTGATAGGCGTAACAGGTACCAACGGTAAAACCTCTACGGTTCAATTGACCAGCCAGTTGGCTGCGCTATTAAATAAGTCGTCAGCCTCAATTGGAACATTAGGTTCGGGCGTGATTGATCATCAGGGGAGATGTTCATCGTTTACTGAAACCCTTAATACCACGCCCGATGCAATAACCATGCATAAGCTTATAGCGCAATTTTCCCACGACGGTGTTAAGCAGGTCGCTCTTGAGGTGTCGTCTCATGCATTGGAACAACAACGTGTTGCTGCGTTGAAAATGGACGTGGCTGTGCTGACAAATTTGACGCGCGATCATTTAGATTATCACGGTACCATGCAAGCTTATGCTCAGGCAAAACGTGAGATTTTGAATCAACCAGAGCTTAAATTTGCCTTATTAAATGCCAATGAAAATGAAAGTAAACATTGGCTTGAGCATATGCCGTCGCAGGTTATACCAGTCATTTATGGTATCGATGACGACAGTCTGATTTTACCCACGACCGAGCATATGTGTTTGGCTCAGAACATTGAATATTTTAACCAGGGCTGTCGCTTTAATCTGGTGAGTTCATGGGGCAAGTGTGAAATACAGCTAGCCTTGCTGGGACGGTTTAATATTTTCAATGTGCTAGCTGCGATTACCAGTCAACTGTGCTTGGGTGAATCACTGACCGATATCGCTAAAGTCGCCCATAAGTTGGTTCCTGTAGCAGGACGCATGGAGTGCTTTAGCGCTGAAAATACTCCCGTTGTTGTGGTTGATTATGCTCATACGCCAGACGCGCTTAAACAAGCGCTTTTAGCATTACGCCACCATAGTGAAGGCCGTCTAATAGCAATATTTGGTTGCGGTGGGGATCGTGACAAAGGGAAGCGTTCGCTAATGGGCGAAGTAGCTGAAACCTATGCGGATATCGCGATCATTACGAATGATAATAGTCGCTCTGAAGACCCCTTAGCTATTGCCAAGGATATCTTAACGGGTTGTATTCACCCAGAACAGATTCACGTGGTACTTGAGCGTAAGGACGCCATTAGCAAGGCACTTTCTTTAGCTGCACCAAAAGACATTATTTTGCTGGCAGGTAAAGGTCACGAAAATTACCAAATTATTGGCAACGAAACGGTTGCTTAC
- the glpK gene encoding glycerol kinase GlpK gives MRIKDCILAIDQGTTSTRAIIFAPDSSIIAVAQQEFTQLYPNDGWVEHNPEDIWSSTIVVCRQAISEAIAKGARIAAIGVTNQRETTVVWDRNTGQPIYNAIVWQDRRTAKTCREMQDKGLFEIVNSRTGLLLDPYFSASKVAWILDNVEGARQKAEAGDLAFGTIDSFLIWRLTDGQMHATDVTNASRTNLFNIHDMAWDEKLLEVFDVPKSVLPEVKECADDYGHTTEDLFGFSLPILGVAGDQQAAIIGQCCFKEGAIKSTYGTGCFVMLNTGKKAFNSKNRLLTTVAYTIKGETHYALEGSIFIAGAAIQWLRDGLGVIKSASETEDLAKSLDYEHGVYMVPAFAGLGAPHWSPDARGAVFGLTRGTTNAHFVRAALESVCYQTSDLLHAMAEDGVSLSKIRVDGGMVGNNWLCQFLADTLDVTVERPKIMETTALGAAYLAGLQAGIYDSCEHLASMNEVDNSFTAQMPSSQRRKLIAGWENAVQSTLGYSK, from the coding sequence ATGCGGATCAAAGATTGTATTTTAGCTATTGACCAGGGCACCACTTCGACTCGAGCGATTATATTCGCTCCGGACTCCAGTATTATTGCCGTAGCCCAACAGGAGTTTACCCAGCTTTATCCTAACGATGGCTGGGTAGAACATAATCCTGAGGACATATGGTCCTCAACCATAGTCGTATGTCGACAAGCTATCTCAGAGGCGATAGCTAAGGGTGCACGAATTGCCGCTATAGGGGTGACCAATCAGAGAGAGACCACTGTCGTCTGGGATAGAAATACCGGCCAACCTATTTACAACGCGATTGTTTGGCAAGATAGGCGCACCGCTAAAACCTGTCGTGAGATGCAAGACAAAGGTTTATTTGAAATCGTTAATTCACGCACAGGCTTATTGTTAGACCCATATTTTTCAGCCTCTAAAGTGGCGTGGATTTTAGATAATGTTGAGGGCGCGCGCCAAAAAGCCGAAGCAGGCGACTTGGCGTTTGGCACCATTGACTCTTTTCTTATTTGGCGCCTAACCGACGGTCAAATGCATGCCACAGATGTCACTAATGCTAGCCGGACCAACCTCTTTAATATTCATGATATGGCTTGGGACGAGAAGCTTCTTGAAGTCTTTGATGTGCCTAAATCGGTACTACCTGAAGTCAAAGAATGTGCCGACGATTACGGTCATACCACAGAGGATTTATTCGGCTTTTCATTACCCATACTTGGGGTAGCCGGCGATCAACAAGCAGCGATCATCGGTCAATGCTGTTTCAAAGAAGGCGCTATTAAAAGCACTTATGGCACTGGCTGTTTTGTTATGCTCAACACAGGTAAGAAAGCTTTTAATTCAAAAAACAGATTACTGACTACAGTGGCCTACACCATTAAAGGCGAAACTCATTACGCCTTGGAAGGCTCAATTTTTATTGCTGGTGCAGCCATTCAATGGTTGCGTGACGGTCTAGGTGTTATTAAAAGCGCATCAGAGACCGAGGATTTAGCCAAGTCATTGGATTATGAACACGGTGTATATATGGTTCCAGCATTTGCCGGATTAGGCGCACCGCATTGGTCGCCAGATGCTCGGGGGGCTGTATTTGGTCTGACCCGAGGCACGACTAACGCCCATTTTGTGCGCGCGGCCCTTGAATCGGTGTGCTACCAAACCTCAGATCTACTGCACGCCATGGCCGAGGACGGAGTATCGCTAAGTAAAATTCGCGTTGACGGTGGTATGGTTGGTAATAATTGGTTGTGCCAGTTCTTAGCTGACACATTAGATGTCACCGTTGAGCGACCTAAAATTATGGAAACTACCGCATTAGGTGCTGCTTATCTTGCGGGTTTACAGGCAGGAATATACGATTCTTGTGAGCATTTAGCCAGTATGAATGAAGTTGATAATAGCTTTACAGCACAAATGCCATCGTCCCAACGCCGGAAACTTATAGCAGGTTGGGAAAACGCCGTTCAAAGCACCTTGGGGTATTCCAAATGA
- a CDS encoding SDR family NAD(P)-dependent oxidoreductase codes for MHNYATYPSLAGKVILITGGATGIGAVMVEAFIKQKASVIFVDIQKEKGDALCERLVQELGAAPVFKHLDTTDIDALQSFIATISQSHQRLDVLINNVANDTRHSPLDIDQQGWRDCMAVNLDSTFFACQSAIRLMRENRSGNIINMSSINVLIGPKQMPGYVAAKAALNGLSKSLANQYGEYGIRVNTILPGWVATDRQLALWLTAEADKEWQKSVALRGRLEPIHVANMALFLAAEDSAMITGQQFVIDAGRT; via the coding sequence ATGCACAATTACGCAACCTACCCAAGCCTTGCAGGCAAAGTTATTCTTATTACCGGTGGCGCTACGGGTATCGGCGCGGTCATGGTTGAAGCTTTTATAAAGCAAAAAGCGTCGGTTATTTTTGTAGATATACAAAAAGAAAAAGGCGATGCGTTATGTGAAAGACTAGTCCAGGAGTTGGGCGCGGCACCTGTATTTAAACATTTAGACACTACAGACATAGACGCATTGCAAAGCTTTATCGCGACCATAAGTCAATCTCACCAGCGACTTGACGTGTTGATAAACAATGTCGCAAATGACACACGCCACTCCCCTTTAGATATCGACCAGCAAGGCTGGCGAGACTGTATGGCGGTTAATTTAGATTCCACATTCTTTGCCTGTCAAAGTGCGATTCGCCTAATGCGCGAAAACCGTAGCGGCAATATTATTAATATGAGTTCAATTAACGTATTGATTGGCCCAAAACAAATGCCTGGTTATGTTGCAGCGAAAGCTGCACTAAACGGCTTAAGTAAATCATTGGCAAATCAATATGGGGAATACGGAATTCGGGTAAACACTATTTTACCTGGCTGGGTTGCCACAGATCGCCAGCTTGCCTTGTGGCTGACCGCTGAAGCAGATAAAGAATGGCAAAAATCGGTGGCACTTCGTGGGCGTTTAGAACCCATTCATGTAGCGAATATGGCGCTGTTTTTAGCAGCAGAGGATAGTGCCATGATTACGGGCCAACAATTTGTGATTGATGCAGGACGTACCTGA
- a CDS encoding penicillin-binding transpeptidase domain-containing protein, with the protein MSRVNTNKKRNQQAKQNIAPTGLQWRYLVVVCVIMLVFVGLSARAVYIQVIDPDLLIQQGDNRTMRTQNMPVHRGLITDRNGQKLAVSVPVRAIWADPKTIVENGSLQDTRRWQALADVLGQDYQKLISRVKNPKKRFVYIQRQVSPAMADYVDQLSISGVYLRDESRRYYPTGEVSAQLIGFTNVDDQGIEGVEKLYNAWLKGSPGSRKIRRDGKGRQVEILEQEAGEEPKNIQLTIDQRIQAFAYKELKKAVQYYKATSASAVVVDVQTGEILAMVNNPSYNPNNRSGVSGHRIRNRAITDAFEPGSSIKPIAVLSALEFGSVEMNTVIDTSPGWMRVGGSMVRDSHNYGKLDLTGIIRKSSNMGTSKLALSVPKQFLIDQYYNMGLMSDTGSNLIGESSGIFHERSRWSEFELSTLSFGYGLSVTTAQIARMYSILGSGGIKRPLSMIKSDQKVPEERVLSENIAKEVLTMMESVVNEGGSGTKASVPGYRVAGKTGTSRKAVAGGYGEEYVSIFAGVAPVSDPQLAVVVLINEPRGDVYYAGDTAAPVFSKIMSNSLQLLNVPPDDKTVSSLASITRTPDAG; encoded by the coding sequence ATGAGCCGCGTGAACACTAACAAAAAACGTAACCAACAAGCGAAGCAAAATATCGCGCCTACTGGACTCCAGTGGCGTTATTTGGTCGTGGTTTGCGTCATTATGTTGGTGTTCGTTGGACTCTCTGCTCGGGCGGTTTATATTCAGGTAATTGATCCTGACTTACTTATTCAGCAGGGTGATAATCGTACGATGCGTACGCAAAATATGCCCGTGCATAGAGGTTTGATTACCGACCGAAATGGCCAGAAATTGGCTGTCAGCGTACCCGTTAGGGCTATTTGGGCAGACCCAAAAACCATCGTTGAAAACGGTTCTTTGCAAGACACGCGTCGCTGGCAAGCACTAGCAGATGTGTTAGGGCAAGATTATCAGAAGCTGATTTCTAGAGTAAAAAATCCTAAAAAACGTTTCGTCTATATTCAACGACAAGTGTCGCCTGCCATGGCTGATTATGTTGACCAGTTGTCGATAAGCGGTGTGTATCTGCGTGATGAATCTCGCCGCTATTACCCCACGGGTGAAGTATCCGCTCAACTGATTGGCTTTACCAATGTGGACGATCAGGGCATTGAAGGGGTTGAGAAGCTCTATAATGCCTGGTTAAAAGGCTCACCTGGTAGTCGTAAAATTCGTCGTGACGGGAAAGGGCGTCAGGTAGAAATTTTAGAGCAAGAAGCCGGCGAAGAACCTAAAAATATTCAACTGACTATCGATCAGCGGATTCAAGCTTTTGCCTATAAAGAATTAAAGAAAGCGGTGCAATATTACAAAGCAACGTCAGCTTCAGCTGTGGTGGTAGATGTACAGACCGGCGAAATTTTAGCAATGGTTAATAACCCGTCATACAACCCTAACAATCGCAGTGGGGTATCTGGCCACAGAATTCGTAATCGTGCCATTACTGATGCATTCGAACCTGGTTCATCTATCAAACCGATTGCGGTCTTAAGCGCCCTTGAATTTGGTTCAGTCGAGATGAATACCGTTATCGATACTTCGCCAGGTTGGATGCGTGTGGGCGGCAGTATGGTTCGCGATTCACATAATTACGGAAAACTAGACTTAACTGGCATTATTCGTAAGTCCAGTAATATGGGCACGTCAAAGCTGGCCCTATCCGTTCCCAAGCAATTCTTAATTGATCAGTATTACAACATGGGCTTGATGAGCGATACAGGTTCAAATTTAATTGGTGAAAGTAGTGGGATATTCCATGAGCGTAGTCGCTGGTCTGAGTTTGAATTATCCACGTTATCGTTTGGTTATGGTTTATCGGTTACTACCGCGCAGATAGCCAGAATGTACAGCATATTAGGTAGCGGCGGGATCAAGCGCCCACTTAGCATGATAAAAAGCGACCAAAAAGTGCCTGAAGAGCGGGTGCTTAGCGAAAATATCGCCAAAGAGGTGCTCACCATGATGGAAAGCGTGGTGAACGAAGGTGGTTCAGGTACTAAGGCCAGTGTGCCTGGTTATCGTGTTGCTGGTAAAACGGGTACCAGTCGTAAAGCGGTAGCTGGAGGATATGGCGAAGAATACGTGAGTATTTTTGCGGGCGTAGCACCGGTATCTGACCCTCAGTTAGCCGTCGTCGTGTTGATTAATGAACCTCGAGGTGACGTATATTACGCCGGGGATACGGCAGCACCTGTATTCTCAAAAATTATGTCGAACAGCTTGCAGTTACTTAACGTGCCTCCTGATGATAAAACGGTTTCATCGTTAGCCTCGATTACGAGGACGCCTGATGCTGGATAA
- the mraZ gene encoding division/cell wall cluster transcriptional repressor MraZ → MFRGANAINLDIKGRVTIPTKYRQSLLDDCQGQLVCTIDTQQPCLLLYPLAEWEEIELKLSRLSSMNPHERRLQRLLLGYATEGEMDKSGRFLLTAPLREHAHLDKQIMLVGQLNKFEIWDHSVWQQQIQQDVATEQEAAFELTERLQDFSL, encoded by the coding sequence ATGTTCCGCGGCGCTAATGCAATCAATCTTGATATTAAAGGACGGGTAACGATACCAACTAAGTATCGTCAGTCTCTGCTGGATGATTGTCAGGGGCAGCTGGTGTGCACCATTGATACCCAACAACCTTGTTTGTTGCTTTACCCACTTGCTGAATGGGAAGAAATTGAGCTTAAGTTATCACGATTGTCGAGTATGAATCCTCACGAACGTCGATTACAACGTTTGCTGTTGGGTTATGCAACCGAAGGTGAAATGGATAAAAGCGGTCGCTTTCTATTAACCGCGCCTTTGCGCGAACATGCCCATTTAGACAAACAGATTATGTTGGTTGGCCAGTTGAACAAATTCGAAATTTGGGATCACAGTGTCTGGCAACAACAAATACAACAAGATGTTGCGACTGAGCAAGAAGCAGCTTTCGAATTAACAGAACGCTTGCAGGACTTCTCACTCTAA
- a CDS encoding FadR/GntR family transcriptional regulator, which translates to MASRMFSGNFTRHIVQSLGKAIALGEYPQGQPLLAEAALCESFDASRTVLREAVKMLTAKGMLDARPRRGTIVLPESQWNLSDPDILNWLLDRKGSLPIISEFADMRLAIEPAAAGLAATNLTEDNRKTLLAAIERMKAAARGEDDHLDADIAFHVGILEASDNRFFWNMRHTIEVALRFSIRITNRFKGVDRASVADHQEILDYILAGDHQSAENQMRSLLLEAKTLLNKALDEEKIKKPLQS; encoded by the coding sequence ATGGCAAGTAGAATGTTTAGCGGGAACTTTACCCGTCACATAGTCCAATCTTTAGGCAAAGCAATCGCCTTAGGTGAATACCCTCAGGGGCAACCATTATTGGCTGAAGCAGCACTTTGCGAGTCGTTTGATGCTAGTCGCACAGTTTTGCGCGAGGCAGTAAAAATGCTAACAGCAAAAGGCATGCTAGATGCACGGCCTAGGCGCGGCACCATTGTGCTGCCCGAGTCTCAATGGAATTTGTCTGATCCTGATATTTTAAATTGGTTATTAGACCGCAAGGGATCATTACCTATTATCTCTGAGTTCGCCGATATGCGTTTGGCAATAGAGCCAGCTGCCGCAGGGCTAGCGGCGACCAATCTAACGGAAGATAATCGTAAAACCTTGTTAGCGGCAATAGAGCGGATGAAAGCAGCGGCAAGAGGCGAGGATGATCACTTGGATGCTGATATTGCTTTTCACGTCGGTATTTTAGAGGCAAGCGACAATCGATTCTTCTGGAATATGCGTCACACAATTGAAGTAGCCCTGCGTTTCAGTATTCGAATAACCAACCGGTTCAAAGGCGTTGATCGTGCTAGCGTGGCAGATCACCAAGAAATTCTTGACTATATCTTGGCCGGCGACCATCAGTCAGCCGAAAACCAAATGCGCAGTCTTTTACTAGAAGCTAAGACTCTTTTAAACAAAGCGCTCGATGAAGAAAAAATTAAAAAACCACTACAAAGTTAA
- the ftsL gene encoding cell division protein FtsL — MSTQDTNFQLVGFLFTDLARHPVRVLLFLSLLVSAGAVILGSHHNRQASIALERLMQKKDLLDVEWRNLILEQSALTEHNRIETLVSKQLGMRRPDADEEVVVRIK, encoded by the coding sequence ATGAGTACACAAGATACAAACTTCCAACTCGTCGGTTTTTTATTTACTGACCTAGCCCGCCATCCAGTGCGGGTTTTGTTGTTTTTATCACTGTTGGTCAGTGCCGGCGCCGTGATCCTCGGGTCACACCATAATCGCCAAGCGTCTATTGCCCTTGAACGCCTGATGCAGAAGAAAGATTTGCTCGACGTCGAGTGGCGAAACTTAATACTTGAGCAAAGCGCCTTGACCGAACATAACCGCATTGAAACTTTGGTATCCAAGCAGTTGGGTATGCGACGTCCTGATGCGGATGAAGAAGTGGTGGTGAGAATTAAATGA
- a CDS encoding 2-dehydro-3-deoxygalactonokinase, translated as MNKQSDIIILGDWGTSVCRLYLCRFHEQQLTVLARTQGMGIKYISNPETRFFELCQPWIDQYGNIPVFLIGAVGSDTGWQPTNYVSCPTDKNNLLAMSKKFAARGLNITILPGVSCENRHHLPDIMRGEETQIFGFLFQLSDRAEKRLICLPGTHTKWALCDEETITSFVTSPVGELYEVLSQHSVLLSPAAVQSWCKSSFTNGLRIGMHQSSNLLHTLFATRACQVIEKRTNTEAAGYLSGLLIGSDVKAAVQDFDVYSHVVVIGSDHICSLYIEALEYIGISTEHFSSEDATLLGLQTLASANWGDMATNLTNE; from the coding sequence ATGAATAAACAATCAGATATCATTATTCTCGGTGATTGGGGGACCAGTGTGTGTCGTCTCTATTTATGTCGCTTTCATGAACAACAATTAACGGTTCTGGCCCGTACTCAGGGTATGGGAATTAAATACATTAGCAATCCAGAAACCCGTTTTTTCGAGTTATGTCAGCCTTGGATTGACCAATACGGCAATATCCCAGTATTTTTAATTGGCGCGGTGGGCTCTGACACAGGTTGGCAGCCAACTAATTATGTTTCGTGTCCAACAGATAAAAACAATCTTTTAGCGATGAGCAAAAAGTTCGCTGCTCGTGGCTTGAATATCACCATACTACCCGGTGTTTCATGCGAAAACCGCCATCACTTACCCGACATAATGCGCGGCGAAGAAACACAGATTTTCGGCTTTTTATTTCAGCTGTCAGATAGAGCTGAAAAACGACTGATTTGTTTACCTGGTACGCACACAAAGTGGGCGCTTTGCGACGAAGAAACCATTACGTCTTTTGTTACCAGTCCCGTAGGTGAACTTTATGAAGTGCTCAGTCAACATAGCGTATTGCTTAGCCCCGCAGCAGTGCAAAGTTGGTGTAAAAGTAGCTTTACAAATGGTTTACGTATCGGCATGCATCAATCGAGTAATTTGCTACACACCTTGTTCGCTACTCGAGCCTGTCAAGTTATAGAAAAACGCACGAATACCGAAGCTGCGGGGTATTTATCGGGCTTATTAATTGGCTCCGATGTAAAGGCCGCGGTACAAGATTTTGACGTCTATTCCCATGTGGTCGTTATCGGTTCTGATCACATTTGTAGCTTATATATTGAAGCACTAGAGTATATCGGGATCAGCACTGAACATTTCAGTAGTGAAGACGCCACCTTATTAGGGTTGCAGACATTAGCCTCCGCAAACTGGGGTGACATGGCAACTAACCTCACTAATGAGTAA